The Desmonostoc muscorum LEGE 12446 genome includes a region encoding these proteins:
- a CDS encoding SGNH/GDSL hydrolase family protein, producing the protein MQKQFLAAGFFLLSLMFPLKVSAQNYDEIYVFGDSLSDTGNVFNFTNGIIPPSPTYFNGRFSNGPAWVEYLASDLGLTFNPNTNYAFGGATTGFDNIGLSFLPGLQQQINNFTTGNQSANPNALYIIWAGANDYMKYFFDITPNPTESVDNLSAAITSLAAVGAENIMVVNLPDLGKFPVTGGNSQTASILSSFTNEHNSDLLATINLLNQQLSPETNIIPLDVNSLYNRIIGDPAEFGFTNVTDSCVGELSVVPIEVPVKPVICDPNKFLFWDEVHPTTATHQLIGELAFSALKPASVPESSTVLGVLTVGALYGKSRNKAIKKQGVRG; encoded by the coding sequence ATGCAAAAACAATTTCTGGCGGCAGGTTTTTTTCTGTTATCTTTGATGTTTCCCCTCAAAGTTTCAGCCCAAAATTATGACGAGATTTATGTCTTTGGCGATAGCTTATCGGATACAGGTAATGTATTTAATTTCACAAATGGAATTATTCCCCCAAGTCCGACTTACTTCAATGGACGGTTTTCCAATGGCCCAGCTTGGGTGGAATATCTCGCCTCTGATTTAGGGTTAACTTTCAATCCCAACACCAACTATGCCTTCGGTGGTGCGACTACAGGATTCGATAACATAGGACTAAGTTTTTTACCAGGATTACAACAACAAATTAATAACTTCACAACAGGAAATCAGTCTGCCAATCCCAACGCCCTTTATATCATTTGGGCTGGTGCTAATGATTACATGAAGTACTTTTTTGATATCACTCCTAACCCAACAGAATCTGTAGACAATTTATCCGCAGCAATAACTTCACTAGCTGCTGTGGGGGCTGAAAATATTATGGTGGTTAACTTACCAGATTTGGGAAAGTTTCCAGTTACAGGTGGCAATAGTCAAACAGCAAGCATACTAAGCAGTTTCACCAATGAACATAACTCTGATTTACTCGCAACTATTAACTTGTTGAATCAGCAACTAAGTCCTGAAACTAACATTATTCCTCTCGATGTTAATTCTTTATATAATCGCATCATTGGAGATCCAGCAGAATTCGGTTTTACAAATGTCACCGATTCTTGTGTTGGAGAATTATCGGTGGTGCCCATCGAAGTTCCCGTGAAGCCAGTTATATGTGACCCAAACAAGTTTTTATTCTGGGATGAAGTCCATCCCACAACTGCAACTCATCAGCTAATTGGAGAATTAGCATTTTCAGCCTTGAAGCCAGCTTCTGTCCCTGAATCTTCTACAGTATTAGGAGTATTGACAGTTGGTGCTTTATATGGTAAAAGCCGAAACAAAGCAATCAAAAAGCAAGGGGTACGTGGATGA
- a CDS encoding SDR family oxidoreductase — protein MSGQLDGKVALVTGASSGIGRASAIAFARAGAKVVAASRRIPEGEATAHQIQEIGGEAIFIKTDVSKADDVEALIQKTVDIYGRLDCACNNAGFGGGAIPLTDMSEEDWDRLIDVNLKGTWLCLKYQIRAMLKQGSGAIVNIASIAGVAGIPGLAGYSATKGGITALSKAAAMEYALAGIRINVISPGAIATDMLATLPADVLAQLRAMHPIGRTGKPEEVADTVVWLCSDAASFITGHNMMVDGGYTTQ, from the coding sequence ATGAGCGGCCAACTAGATGGAAAAGTCGCCCTGGTGACCGGGGCTTCATCAGGTATTGGTCGAGCCAGTGCGATCGCATTTGCCCGCGCTGGAGCCAAGGTTGTCGCTGCTAGCCGTCGCATTCCTGAGGGAGAAGCAACGGCGCACCAGATCCAAGAAATCGGAGGAGAGGCGATTTTCATCAAAACCGATGTGTCAAAGGCTGATGACGTGGAGGCGTTGATTCAGAAAACCGTGGATATTTATGGTCGTCTGGACTGCGCTTGCAACAATGCTGGATTTGGGGGGGGAGCTATCCCACTTACAGATATGTCCGAAGAAGACTGGGATCGACTGATTGACGTAAATTTGAAAGGAACCTGGCTTTGTTTGAAGTACCAAATTAGGGCAATGCTGAAACAAGGAAGTGGGGCGATCGTCAACATCGCTTCCATCGCTGGTGTAGCCGGTATTCCTGGTCTTGCTGGCTACTCTGCCACTAAAGGTGGGATCACCGCTTTAAGTAAAGCCGCAGCAATGGAGTATGCCTTGGCAGGTATCCGCATCAATGTTATCAGTCCTGGTGCGATCGCAACTGATATGCTAGCGACCTTACCAGCAGATGTACTGGCTCAACTAAGAGCAATGCATCCCATAGGACGCACTGGCAAGCCGGAAGAGGTGGCCGATACTGTGGTGTGGTTATGTTCGGATGCAGCTTCTTTCATCACAGGGCACAATATGATGGTTGATGGAGGATATACCACACAATGA
- a CDS encoding NB-ARC domain-containing protein, with the protein MTQVPKQKRKRGLILTLEGLQKLQSGKITLEDKENYGNRYTLEDLSERVKVNTVTISKVLSREEGVDKKTLELFFQALNLDLDKTDYTNSDKSRHLDWGEAIGASVFYGRTSETATLEQWILKDRCQIVAILGMGGIGKTSVTVKLVEQIKENFEYVIWRSLQDAPPVNTLLASLIQFLSDDRETEAILPEGTAQRLTRLLHYLRQHRCLLILDNMESILRAGSRVGRYREGYEGYSELLKRLGETEQQSCLILTSREKPKEVASMEGAGLCVRSFMLKGLLPNDGQEILKIKGISGSEKELRRLVESYGGNALALKVVATTIQDLFSGNVSEFLSQDTVVFGDIWDILEQQFERLSDLEKEIIYWLAINHEAVSLAELQKDIISALSLQKLLEVLESLVRRSLVEKTEAMFTLQPVVMEYAINRLVEQICQEIITDNLEFFRSHALMKATAKDYVRETQIHLILQPIIEGLLAIFRSQKTLENHLTQIIGTLRETSPLEQSYTSGNIVNLLCHLGTDLVGSDFSDLTIWQADLRNVNLQNANFANANLAKCVFAETIGGIHGVALSCDGKLLATGDTNGEVRVYQVADGKQLLTCKGHAGFIWPVTFSPDGTMLASGSDDQTVKLWDTSTGQCLATFEGHSAGIWSVSFSPDGQTLASSSEDTTVRLWDVVTGECVQILQGHGSRVWAVVFSPDGTMLASGNDDCSIRLWDINTNQCVKTLLGHTHRVQSVAFSPDGHRLVSGCHDKTVRLWNLSTGECLDTLQGHTGLVNSVAFSLDGDRLASGSDDQTVKLWDVSTGQCLKTLKGHGSRVWSVAFSPDGTTLASGSDDQTVKLWNFSTGGCLKTLQGYCNGIWSVTFSSQGNILASGNNDKTVKLWDTNTGLCLKTLRGHSNRVTSVSLNPDGNILASGSEDQTVKLWNVKTGQCLKTLSGHSNRIISVAFSPDGKILASGSDDQTINLWDVTTGKCLQILQGHTQRVWSVAFSPDGHTLASGCHDQTIRLWDVRIGSCIQTLEGHTDWIWSVAFSPDGTNLVSTSGDQTVKLWDVSTGKCLRTLQGHTNCVYSAAISIDGHILASGSGDQTIKLWDLSTSKEIKTLSGHSKWVWSVAFNPQGKILASGSEDETIKLWDVETGKCLKTLRCERPYEGMNITGVSDLTEATIATLKVLGAFSS; encoded by the coding sequence ATGACCCAGGTTCCAAAGCAAAAACGCAAGCGTGGTCTGATTCTTACACTTGAAGGATTGCAAAAGCTGCAATCCGGTAAAATTACCCTGGAAGACAAAGAGAATTACGGAAATAGATATACCCTTGAAGATTTAAGTGAACGAGTTAAAGTAAATACTGTAACAATTTCTAAGGTATTATCTCGTGAGGAAGGAGTTGATAAAAAAACACTTGAGCTTTTTTTTCAGGCTTTAAATTTAGATTTAGATAAAACTGACTATACAAATTCTGACAAATCTCGACATTTAGATTGGGGAGAAGCAATTGGGGCATCAGTTTTTTATGGACGCACATCAGAAACAGCCACATTAGAGCAATGGATTTTAAAAGACCGCTGTCAGATAGTGGCGATTTTAGGTATGGGGGGGATTGGCAAAACTTCCGTTACTGTCAAGCTTGTAGAACAAATTAAAGAGAATTTTGAGTACGTTATTTGGCGATCGCTGCAAGATGCTCCTCCAGTCAACACGCTCTTAGCTAGTTTAATTCAATTTCTTTCTGATGACCGGGAAACAGAAGCAATTTTACCAGAAGGCACAGCTCAAAGACTCACGCGACTGCTACATTATCTACGACAGCATCGCTGTTTATTAATACTAGATAATATGGAGTCAATTTTACGTGCTGGTAGTCGGGTAGGACGTTATCGAGAGGGATACGAAGGATATAGTGAACTGCTAAAACGATTAGGAGAAACAGAACAACAAAGCTGCTTAATATTAACCAGTAGAGAAAAACCTAAAGAAGTAGCATCAATGGAAGGAGCGGGTTTGTGCGTTCGCTCATTCATGCTCAAAGGTCTTTTGCCAAATGATGGTCAAGAAATTTTAAAAATCAAAGGCATATCAGGTTCAGAGAAAGAACTGAGGAGATTAGTTGAAAGCTATGGAGGAAATGCTTTAGCTTTAAAAGTAGTTGCCACAACTATTCAAGATTTATTTAGTGGTAATGTTTCCGAATTTTTAAGCCAAGATACTGTTGTTTTTGGTGATATTTGGGATATTTTAGAACAGCAGTTTGAACGTTTATCAGATTTAGAAAAAGAAATTATATATTGGCTGGCAATTAATCATGAGGCAGTTTCCCTTGCCGAATTACAAAAAGATATTATATCAGCATTATCATTGCAAAAGTTACTGGAAGTTTTGGAATCTTTGGTGAGGCGATCTCTAGTTGAAAAAACCGAAGCAATGTTCACTCTCCAACCTGTAGTCATGGAGTATGCGATTAATCGATTGGTAGAGCAAATTTGTCAAGAAATTATCACTGACAATCTCGAATTTTTCCGAAGCCATGCTTTGATGAAAGCGACTGCAAAAGACTATGTAAGGGAAACTCAAATTCACCTCATTCTTCAACCCATAATCGAAGGATTATTGGCTATCTTTAGAAGCCAAAAAACTCTAGAAAATCACCTCACCCAAATTATCGGAACCCTCAGAGAAACATCTCCCCTAGAACAAAGTTATACATCTGGAAATATTGTTAATTTACTTTGTCATTTGGGAACTGACCTTGTTGGTAGTGATTTTTCCGATTTAACTATTTGGCAAGCAGACCTCAGGAATGTAAATTTGCAAAATGCCAATTTTGCAAATGCTAATCTCGCTAAATGCGTTTTTGCAGAAACCATTGGCGGTATTCATGGAGTAGCATTGAGCTGCGATGGCAAACTCTTGGCAACAGGAGATACCAATGGTGAAGTTCGCGTTTACCAAGTTGCAGATGGCAAGCAACTGCTCACCTGCAAGGGACACGCAGGTTTTATCTGGCCTGTGACTTTTAGTCCTGATGGTACAATGCTTGCTAGTGGCAGCGATGACCAAACAGTAAAACTATGGGATACTAGCACTGGGCAATGCCTCGCCACCTTCGAGGGTCATAGCGCTGGCATCTGGTCAGTTTCCTTCAGTCCCGATGGTCAGACACTAGCAAGTAGTAGTGAAGACACGACGGTGAGGTTGTGGGATGTTGTCACCGGGGAATGCGTTCAAATTCTCCAAGGACACGGTAGCCGGGTGTGGGCAGTGGTCTTTAGTCCTGATGGTACAATGCTTGCTAGTGGAAATGACGACTGCTCTATCAGGCTGTGGGATATTAATACTAATCAATGTGTCAAGACGTTGCTGGGACACACCCATAGAGTACAGTCCGTTGCTTTTAGTCCAGATGGTCATAGACTAGTTAGTGGTTGTCATGATAAAACAGTTAGGCTGTGGAATCTCAGTACAGGTGAATGTCTTGATACTTTGCAAGGTCATACTGGCTTGGTAAATTCAGTTGCCTTTAGTTTGGATGGCGATCGCCTAGCAAGCGGCAGTGATGACCAAACAGTGAAACTATGGGATGTCAGCACGGGTCAATGCCTGAAAACTCTCAAAGGTCATGGCAGTCGCGTATGGTCAGTTGCCTTTAGTCCTGATGGTACGACCCTAGCAAGTGGCAGCGATGACCAAACAGTTAAGCTGTGGAATTTTAGTACAGGTGGATGCCTCAAGACCTTACAGGGTTATTGTAATGGTATCTGGTCGGTTACCTTCAGTTCTCAAGGTAATATCCTTGCAAGTGGCAATAATGACAAAACAGTGAAACTCTGGGATACGAACACTGGTCTTTGCCTGAAAACGTTGCGGGGGCATAGTAATCGGGTGACATCAGTTTCCCTGAACCCAGACGGTAACATTCTTGCCAGTGGTAGTGAAGATCAAACCGTGAAACTATGGAATGTCAAAACTGGTCAGTGTCTCAAAACTTTGAGCGGACATAGCAATCGGATCATCTCAGTTGCCTTTAGTCCCGATGGTAAGATACTAGCAAGTGGCAGTGATGACCAAACTATCAATCTGTGGGATGTCACCACAGGTAAATGTCTCCAAATCTTGCAGGGTCACACTCAGCGAGTTTGGTCAGTTGCCTTCAGCCCCGATGGTCATACCCTAGCCAGTGGTTGCCATGACCAAACCATCAGGCTGTGGGATGTCCGCATCGGTAGTTGCATTCAAACTTTGGAAGGTCACACTGACTGGATTTGGTCAGTTGCTTTTAGTCCTGATGGTACGAACCTGGTAAGTACCAGCGGCGATCAGACAGTGAAACTGTGGGATGTTAGTACCGGTAAGTGTCTGAGAACCTTGCAGGGGCATACGAATTGCGTGTACTCAGCCGCCATTAGTATAGATGGTCATATCCTAGCCAGTGGTAGCGGAGATCAAACAATCAAGCTGTGGGATCTGTCCACCAGCAAAGAAATAAAAACTTTGTCAGGACATAGCAAGTGGGTTTGGTCAGTTGCTTTTAATCCTCAAGGTAAAATTTTGGCTAGTGGCAGCGAAGATGAGACGATTAAGCTTTGGGATGTGGAAACAGGTAAATGCCTGAAAACTCTCAGATGCGAAAGACCTTATGAAGGGATGAACATTACTGGTGTGAGTGATTTAACTGAGGCGACTATTGCGACTTTAAAAGTTTTAGGGGCGTTTAGTTCTTAG
- a CDS encoding tyrosinase family protein — protein sequence MKSKIDTFVRTNTRKVQKWRQNFQQRKKSLKFFRQTIIMLCVGIILAMTMVKTPAMDVTLVRKNVVDLTPQEKADFVNAIKTLKRTIPKGSNISLYDQIVAIHVGAMGFSSMHMGGMNANYSNTILHPTGPAAGTDAAHANAGFLPWHREYLRRFEKALQSVNPKITIPYWDWKDPRAIDIIFKPDFLGANGTGTTINVPGAGSYLGGSVQFGNFSLADGWVLNNNLHIDQITNQTLGTSLIRFLKIPPANNYPLPQTEINNLLNINDYLQFRAAIEGDISVDQNGNETPGVFTHNYLHGLVGGVLVDLTQFPPPLLQRLGTMSNVPGSPNDPIFWLHHANVDRLWAQWQENHRLKKASYPKANQPYGHNLNDPMWPWDGGQSTPGKIGPGDIRSLLPNFARNDIVTPKDTLNLRNYGYTYDTLKHVPEVPIWSLDWVHWLIENKF from the coding sequence ATGAAATCTAAAATTGACACTTTTGTTCGCACAAACACCAGAAAAGTTCAAAAGTGGAGACAAAATTTTCAGCAGAGAAAAAAATCCTTAAAATTTTTCCGTCAAACAATCATCATGTTGTGCGTTGGCATAATTCTTGCCATGACTATGGTAAAAACTCCAGCAATGGATGTCACCCTAGTCAGAAAAAACGTTGTTGATCTGACTCCACAAGAAAAAGCAGACTTTGTTAACGCCATCAAAACATTAAAAAGAACAATCCCTAAAGGCAGCAACATCAGTCTTTATGACCAAATTGTGGCCATACATGTGGGAGCGATGGGATTTTCATCAATGCATATGGGTGGCATGAATGCAAATTATTCCAATACAATCCTACATCCCACTGGGCCAGCAGCCGGAACAGATGCGGCTCACGCAAATGCAGGCTTTCTGCCTTGGCATCGTGAATATTTAAGAAGATTTGAAAAAGCTTTACAGTCAGTTAACCCCAAGATAACTATTCCATATTGGGATTGGAAAGATCCTAGAGCGATCGATATTATCTTTAAACCAGACTTTTTAGGAGCAAATGGCACAGGAACAACAATCAACGTTCCAGGTGCAGGTAGTTATTTGGGTGGTTCTGTTCAGTTTGGTAATTTTTCTTTAGCTGATGGCTGGGTTCTGAACAACAACTTACATATTGACCAAATAACAAATCAAACTCTGGGAACCTCACTCATTCGCTTTCTCAAAATACCTCCTGCCAATAACTACCCCCTACCCCAAACAGAAATCAATAATTTGCTCAATATCAATGACTATCTTCAATTTCGCGCTGCCATAGAAGGAGATATTAGCGTAGATCAAAATGGCAATGAAACTCCTGGAGTATTCACTCATAATTATCTTCATGGATTGGTCGGCGGGGTTCTTGTCGATTTAACTCAGTTTCCGCCCCCTTTGCTGCAAAGATTAGGCACCATGAGCAACGTTCCTGGTTCTCCCAATGATCCAATTTTTTGGCTGCATCATGCCAACGTCGATCGCCTTTGGGCGCAATGGCAAGAAAACCATCGCCTAAAAAAGGCTTCTTATCCAAAAGCTAATCAGCCTTACGGACACAATCTCAATGATCCCATGTGGCCTTGGGACGGGGGACAGTCCACACCAGGAAAAATAGGCCCTGGGGATATACGATCTCTGCTACCAAATTTTGCACGCAATGATATTGTCACGCCCAAAGACACTCTCAATCTCAGAAACTACGGCTACACCTACGACACTCTTAAACACGTCCCAGAAGTGCCAATATGGTCATTAGACTGGGTTCACTGGTTAATCGAGAATAAATTCTGA
- a CDS encoding AAA family ATPase, producing MNEIHSILIRLGEGLNQVIVGQSSLIQQLLVALLAGGHIILEGVPGTGKTLLVKVLAQLIQGEFRRIQLTPDVLPSDITGTNIFDLNSRNFTLKKGPIFTEVLLADEINRTPPKTQAALLEAMEEMQVTLDGESLPLPDLFWVIATQNPLEFEGTYPLPEAQLDRFLFKLVVDYPDQAAEKQMLLNRQAGFAARRLDISRLKPVATVADILQARQAVKEVKVSEAIVDYLLALVRTSRQYPDLTLGASPRAAGAWLQTSQALAWLTGRDFVTPDDVKAVASPLLRHRLILKPEAMLDGLQIDAVIASVINQVPVPR from the coding sequence ATGAACGAAATCCATTCTATTTTAATTCGCCTTGGTGAAGGTCTTAACCAAGTAATTGTCGGGCAATCCAGCCTCATACAACAACTTTTAGTAGCGCTGTTAGCTGGTGGACACATAATTTTAGAAGGAGTGCCGGGTACTGGTAAAACTCTCTTAGTAAAAGTATTAGCACAGTTAATTCAAGGGGAATTTCGCCGAATTCAATTAACACCAGATGTCTTACCGTCAGATATTACTGGTACAAATATTTTTGACTTGAATAGCCGGAATTTCACTTTAAAAAAAGGGCCAATATTTACCGAAGTACTCCTAGCAGATGAAATTAACCGTACTCCCCCTAAAACACAAGCGGCGCTGCTAGAAGCAATGGAAGAAATGCAGGTAACGCTAGATGGTGAAAGTTTACCCTTGCCGGATTTATTTTGGGTAATTGCAACCCAAAATCCCCTAGAATTTGAGGGAACTTATCCTTTACCAGAAGCGCAGTTAGACAGGTTTTTATTTAAACTGGTGGTAGATTATCCCGATCAAGCTGCTGAAAAGCAAATGTTACTCAATCGTCAGGCGGGTTTTGCAGCAAGGCGTTTGGATATTAGCCGTTTGAAACCAGTAGCCACAGTAGCCGATATTTTGCAAGCACGGCAAGCAGTCAAAGAAGTTAAAGTGTCAGAAGCGATCGTTGATTATTTATTAGCGTTGGTGAGAACATCGCGTCAATATCCTGATTTAACTTTGGGTGCATCGCCCCGCGCCGCTGGTGCTTGGTTGCAGACATCTCAAGCCCTAGCGTGGTTAACAGGAAGGGATTTTGTGACACCAGATGATGTCAAAGCCGTTGCATCGCCGTTGCTACGTCATCGACTGATTTTGAAACCAGAAGCCATGCTGGATGGTTTACAAATTGACGCGGTAATTGCGTCGGTAATTAATCAAGTCCCGGTTCCAAGGTGA
- a CDS encoding DUF4350 domain-containing protein, protein MKRSNRLAWMGAIALAAIVLLSLIAAPNNTKVNVGSTYNRAPDGYGAWYAFMQEQGISIKRWQKPFSEIQPENSPVTFLVVSSYPRDTTLDSQEREWVEKGNTLVILGAGARVTEANFSTLQKSSQGDIKIETRRRNKKVNQKQIDLGDRFGAIVWQEKYKQGNVIFSTTPYLAANAYQNNFSNFRYLAELVKKNGNTVFVDEYIHGYKDTDVRQKENEGNLSSFFAKTPLFPIFIQVGILLLALIWAQNRRFGKPVTLDTPVADNSEAYIQALALVLQKADTADFVIEMVGKQEQLQLQKALGLGQIPLEHQALLSVWVEKTGASAAELDAVLKLQSRKQPMSEQELLSWLGKWRTIRLIRNS, encoded by the coding sequence ATGAAACGTTCAAATCGCCTTGCTTGGATGGGAGCGATCGCACTTGCAGCGATCGTTTTACTGAGTTTGATCGCAGCGCCTAATAATACTAAAGTTAATGTTGGCTCTACTTATAACCGCGCCCCTGATGGCTATGGTGCTTGGTACGCTTTCATGCAAGAGCAAGGAATTTCTATCAAGCGCTGGCAAAAGCCTTTTAGTGAAATTCAGCCAGAGAACAGCCCAGTTACTTTTCTTGTGGTTAGCAGCTATCCCAGAGATACAACCCTCGATAGTCAAGAACGTGAATGGGTAGAAAAAGGAAATACTTTGGTAATTTTAGGTGCCGGGGCGCGAGTTACAGAAGCAAACTTTAGCACTCTGCAAAAATCCTCCCAAGGCGATATTAAAATTGAGACGCGCAGACGAAATAAAAAAGTTAACCAAAAGCAAATTGATTTAGGCGATCGCTTTGGTGCTATTGTCTGGCAAGAAAAATACAAGCAAGGCAACGTAATTTTTTCTACCACTCCTTATTTAGCCGCCAATGCCTACCAAAATAATTTCAGTAATTTTAGGTATTTAGCCGAGTTAGTCAAGAAAAACGGTAACACAGTATTTGTCGATGAATACATTCACGGCTATAAAGATACCGATGTCAGGCAGAAAGAAAACGAAGGAAATTTATCTAGTTTTTTTGCTAAAACTCCTTTATTTCCAATATTTATCCAAGTAGGTATTTTACTATTGGCGCTGATTTGGGCGCAGAATCGCCGTTTTGGCAAACCAGTAACTTTAGATACACCAGTCGCAGATAACAGCGAGGCATACATCCAAGCCTTAGCCTTAGTCTTGCAGAAAGCTGATACCGCCGACTTTGTAATTGAGATGGTGGGTAAACAAGAACAATTGCAACTGCAAAAAGCCTTAGGATTAGGGCAAATACCGCTAGAACACCAAGCCTTGCTTAGTGTCTGGGTAGAAAAAACAGGTGCAAGTGCCGCAGAACTAGATGCAGTTTTAAAGCTACAATCACGCAAACAGCCCATGAGTGAACAAGAGCTGTTAAGCTGGTTGGGAAAATGGCGAACCATTAGATTAATTCGTAATTCGTAA
- a CDS encoding SGNH/GDSL hydrolase family protein — protein MQNTILTAAFFLFSFMFTLKATAADFEQIYVFGDSFSDDGNFYDITKDELAVGIPPYPYKDGRFSNGPVWVEYLAQDMGLNPSLGTNFAVGGAKSGLYNINISPVHGLYLTGVLSQINKFTAVNKSVNPHALYIVWGGTNDFLDSKSAGNPSESVTNISIAVRSLATVGAKNILVANLFNLGNLPGTRNSPTSKQLNDLVAEYNVELIKSINSLSPELNHVNIIFLDVNLLFKQVLANPGQYGFTNAMDSCLGNSVLITIPASYPSLDCKTNPNNFLFWDSIHPTTAGHKVIAEYAASVLKTQPILKSFKKQEFRSKNGLRPAALTEFRM, from the coding sequence ATGCAGAATACAATTTTAACGGCAGCATTTTTCCTGTTTTCATTCATGTTTACACTCAAGGCAACTGCTGCTGATTTTGAGCAGATTTATGTGTTTGGTGACAGTTTTTCTGATGATGGTAATTTTTACGATATTACAAAAGATGAATTGGCTGTAGGTATTCCTCCTTACCCTTACAAAGATGGACGCTTTTCTAATGGGCCAGTGTGGGTGGAATATCTTGCACAAGATATGGGCTTAAACCCGTCTCTGGGCACTAACTTTGCTGTTGGTGGTGCTAAGTCTGGGTTGTATAACATTAATATATCTCCTGTACATGGTTTATATTTAACGGGAGTCTTGTCTCAAATTAATAAGTTTACAGCAGTCAATAAGTCTGTTAACCCACATGCACTTTATATCGTGTGGGGCGGTACGAATGATTTTCTTGATTCTAAAAGTGCTGGAAATCCCAGTGAGTCAGTTACAAACATATCAATAGCAGTGCGTTCTCTTGCCACTGTTGGAGCTAAAAATATCCTAGTGGCTAATTTATTCAATTTGGGGAACTTACCGGGTACAAGAAATAGTCCAACTTCCAAACAACTCAACGATTTGGTCGCTGAATATAATGTCGAGTTAATTAAAAGCATCAATTCTTTAAGCCCAGAACTAAATCATGTAAATATCATTTTTTTAGATGTTAATTTGTTATTTAAACAGGTTTTAGCTAATCCTGGACAATATGGTTTTACAAATGCGATGGATTCTTGCTTAGGAAACTCAGTTTTAATCACCATACCTGCTTCTTATCCATCATTGGACTGTAAGACCAACCCAAACAATTTTTTGTTTTGGGACAGCATCCATCCTACAACTGCTGGTCATAAGGTCATAGCGGAATATGCAGCTTCAGTATTAAAAACTCAACCTATCTTGAAGTCTTTTAAAAAGCAAGAATTCAGGAGTAAGAATGGGCTGCGCCCCGCTGCACTAACAGAATTCAGAATGTAG
- a CDS encoding NUDIX hydrolase, with protein sequence MEPKWLEWAQKLQAIAQNGLTYSEGVYDIERYKQLRAIATEIMATYSNVEHSYVLDLFSREVGYATPKVDVRAAIFRDDTILLVKERSDGFWTLPGGWADVGESPSEVVVKEVYEESGYQARATKLLAVYDRDKQGHPPFPFYVYKLFFHCEIIGGSPSSSIETEAVDFFREDALPELSIGRVTPVQITRLFQHYRQPDLPTDFD encoded by the coding sequence ATGGAACCAAAATGGCTGGAATGGGCGCAAAAGTTACAAGCGATCGCCCAAAATGGTCTCACCTATTCTGAAGGCGTTTATGATATCGAACGCTATAAACAATTAAGAGCGATCGCCACAGAAATTATGGCGACTTACTCAAATGTCGAACACAGCTATGTCCTTGATTTATTTAGCCGTGAAGTAGGATATGCAACTCCCAAAGTTGATGTGCGGGCAGCAATTTTTAGAGACGATACTATATTATTAGTCAAAGAAAGATCTGATGGTTTTTGGACTTTACCCGGTGGATGGGCAGATGTTGGCGAGTCTCCCAGTGAGGTAGTCGTCAAAGAAGTATATGAAGAATCTGGATATCAGGCACGCGCTACTAAATTACTAGCAGTTTATGACAGAGATAAACAAGGACATCCACCGTTTCCGTTTTATGTCTACAAGCTATTTTTTCACTGTGAAATAATCGGTGGTTCTCCATCATCAAGTATTGAAACTGAAGCAGTAGATTTTTTTCGTGAAGATGCGTTACCAGAACTTTCTATTGGACGCGTGACGCCAGTACAAATCACCCGACTTTTTCAACATTATCGTCAACCAGATTTACCCACAGATTTTGATTAA